One part of the Arabidopsis thaliana chromosome 1 sequence genome encodes these proteins:
- the ARP4A gene encoding actin-related proteins 4A (actin-related proteins 4A (ARP4A); CONTAINS InterPro DOMAIN/s: Actin/actin-like (InterPro:IPR004000); BEST Arabidopsis thaliana protein match is: actin-related protein 4 (TAIR:AT1G18450.1); Has 8295 Blast hits to 8286 proteins in 1571 species: Archae - 0; Bacteria - 4; Metazoa - 4071; Fungi - 1608; Plants - 922; Viruses - 2; Other Eukaryotes - 1688 (source: NCBI BLink).), which translates to MYGGDEVSAIVVDLGSHTCKAGYAGEDAPKAVFPSVVGAIDGNGMDIDDAANTTEDAKESDKEKGKRKLYTGSQALNFRRDQMEILSPTKDGIVTDWDMVDNVWDHAFRNCLMIDPTEHPMLLAEPPLNSQQQREKSGFSTFYRC; encoded by the exons ATGTACGGTGGAG ACGAAGTGTCAGCTATCGTAGTAGACTTAGGTTCTCACACTTGCAAAGCTGGTTACGCCGGAGAAGATGCCCCTAAAGCTGTTTTCCCTTCC GTTGTTGGAGCGATAGATGGAAATGGAATGGATATTGATGATGCTGCAAACACCACGGAGGATGCAAAGGAGtctgataaagaaaaaggcaaaagGAAGCTTTACACAGGATCTCAAGCTTTGAACTTTCGCCGCGATCAAATGGAG ATATTGTCACCTACAAAGGATGGCATTGTAACTGATTGGGATATGGTGGACAATGTATGGGATCATGCTTTTAG GAATTGTCTAATGATTGATCCCACGGAGCACCCAATGCTACTTGCAGAGCCTCCTCTGAACTCACAGCAGCAGAGAGAAAAGTCTGGTTTCTCTACCTTTTATCGATGCTGA
- the ARP4A gene encoding actin-related proteins 4A: protein MYGGDEVSAIVVDLGSHTCKAGYAGEDAPKAVFPSVVGAIDGNGMDIDDAANTTEDAKESDKEKGKRKLYTGSQALNFRRDQMEILSPTKDGIVTDWDMVDNVWDHAFRASSELTAAERKVWFLYLLSMLSSSWIRNRLFWWNIINAVIERTPRERLGRSKVVYWHR, encoded by the exons ATGTACGGTGGAG ACGAAGTGTCAGCTATCGTAGTAGACTTAGGTTCTCACACTTGCAAAGCTGGTTACGCCGGAGAAGATGCCCCTAAAGCTGTTTTCCCTTCC GTTGTTGGAGCGATAGATGGAAATGGAATGGATATTGATGATGCTGCAAACACCACGGAGGATGCAAAGGAGtctgataaagaaaaaggcaaaagGAAGCTTTACACAGGATCTCAAGCTTTGAACTTTCGCCGCGATCAAATGGAG ATATTGTCACCTACAAAGGATGGCATTGTAACTGATTGGGATATGGTGGACAATGTATGGGATCATGCTTTTAG AGCCTCCTCTGAACTCACAGCAGCAGAGAGAAAAGTCTGGTTTCTCTACCTTTTATCGATGCTGAGTTCATCTTGGATTAGGAACAGATTATTCTGGTGGAACATCATCAATGCAGTAATTGAAAGAACGCCTCGAGAAAGACTTGGTAGAAGTAAGGTAGTATACTGGCATCGTTAG
- a CDS encoding Bifunctional inhibitor/lipid-transfer protein/seed storage 2S albumin superfamily protein (Bifunctional inhibitor/lipid-transfer protein/seed storage 2S albumin superfamily protein; CONTAINS InterPro DOMAIN/s: Bifunctional inhibitor/plant lipid transfer protein/seed storage (InterPro:IPR016140), Plant lipid transfer protein/seed storage/trypsin-alpha amylase inhibitor (InterPro:IPR003612); BEST Arabidopsis thaliana protein match is: Bifunctional inhibitor/lipid-transfer protein/seed storage 2S albumin superfamily protein (TAIR:AT1G55260.2); Has 645 Blast hits to 641 proteins in 27 species: Archae - 0; Bacteria - 0; Metazoa - 0; Fungi - 0; Plants - 645; Viruses - 0; Other Eukaryotes - 0 (source: NCBI BLink).) — protein sequence MASSTLLITLLISLSAFFLRMVLAQVPATCASRLLSLAPCGPFVQGFAQLPAQPCCDSLNQIYSQEATCLCLFLNNTSTLSPAFPINQTLALQLPPLCNIPANSSTCSSSFPGEAPSDSSSVAPPPSSSTGSQISQGAKNNSRVAATPVAQMAPRPTSFMGLGYGLKSSGSKSEIQLTIFALAAILPAALLLI from the exons ATGGCTTCTTCTACTCTTCTCATCACTCTTTTAATCTCCTTATCAGCATTCTTTCTCCGAATGGTTCTCGCTCAAGTACCAGCTACATGTGCCTCCAGACTGCTTTCCTTAGCTCCATGTGGTCCATTCGTTCAAGGCTTTGCCCAACTTCCGGCTCAGCCATGTTGTGACAGCTTAAACCAGATCTATAGCCAAGAAGCAACctgtctctgtctcttccTCAACAACACCTCTACTTTGTCCCCTGCTTTTCCAATTAATCAAACTCTTGCTCTACAATTGCCTCCGCTTTGCAACATTCCAGCCAATTCATCCACttgctcctcctccttccCTG GAGAGGCGCCTAGTGATTCCTCCTCTGTTGCTCCACCACCTTCAAGCTCAACTGGTTCTCAAATCTCTCAAGGTGCAAAGAACAACTCTCGTGTCGCTG CTACTCCAGTGGCTCAAATGGCACCAAGACCCACCAGTTTTATGGGATTAGGTTATGGTTTGAAATCCTCTGGCTCCAAGTCTGAGATTCAGCTAACCATCTTTGCACTCGCAGCGATCTTACCCGCCGCTCTCCTCCTCATCTGA
- a CDS encoding AT-rich interactive domain protein (unknown protein; FUNCTIONS IN: molecular_function unknown; INVOLVED IN: biological_process unknown; LOCATED IN: chloroplast thylakoid membrane, chloroplast; Has 37 Blast hits to 37 proteins in 13 species: Archae - 0; Bacteria - 0; Metazoa - 0; Fungi - 0; Plants - 37; Viruses - 0; Other Eukaryotes - 0 (source: NCBI BLink).): protein MALTVSSGGGGARIRCNDLTDSSRNPFSTFRLVNFPNPSRTEQQEEGNEGFDGENPPSQIVINDEDGDRTVVNTRFRGDPKDAPKFAIKDLPGLEPDPFEGEKWDGLGFFVQYLWAFGILFALISGGLAAGTYNEGATDFKETPVYKEAIQSRDLLDEAESSNSEDVFESNPTEVAPTIFQVDLELVVFIML from the exons ATGGCTCTCACCGTGAGCAGCGGTGGCGGAGGAGCTAGAATCCGCTGCAACGACCTCACCGATTCTTCTCGTAACCCTTTCTCCACCTTCCGACTCGTAAACTTCCCTAATCCATCAAGAACCG AACAGCAGGAAGAGGGAAACGAAGGTTTTGACGGCGAGAACCCGCCGTCTCAGATCGTTATCAACGACGAAGATGGAGATAGAACGGTGGTGAATACTCGATTCAGAGGTGATCCGAAAGATGCGCCGAAATTTGCCATTAAGGATCTTCCTGGACTTGAACCAGATCCTTTTGAAGGTGAGAAGTGGGATGGTCTAGGTTTCTTCGTTCAGTACTTGTGGGCTTTCGGAATCCTTTTCGCG CTAATCTCTGGTGGACTTGCGGCGGGGACGTATAACGAAGGTGCGACGGATTTCAAGGAGACGCCAGTATATAAAGAGGCGATTCAATCTCGTGACCTTCTTGATGAAGCAGAGAGTTCAAACTCTGAAGATGTGTTTGAGTCCAACCCAACAGAAGTGGCTCCTA CCATATTCCAAGTTGATCTTGAGCTTGTTGTGTTCATAATGTTATAG